A stretch of Lathyrus oleraceus cultivar Zhongwan6 chromosome 6, CAAS_Psat_ZW6_1.0, whole genome shotgun sequence DNA encodes these proteins:
- the LOC127098008 gene encoding heavy metal-associated isoprenylated plant protein 6, whose amino-acid sequence MTMITKEQKNETEKKADEVAKKDDSLPPVVYKLDLHCEGCVKKIKRSARHFAGVETVKADLSSNKVTVTGKFDAVKLQDKLAEKTKKKVEIISAPPKKDSAAAEKPSEKKPDDEKKPEEKKAEEKKPEEKKPEENKPKESTVVLKIKLHCDGCITKIKRIVMKFKGVETVSLDGDKDLVTVKGTMEPKELVEYLTEKLKRNVEMVPPKKDEEKKEKDGGGEKKEKEKKEGGDGGGEKKIDGGDQAKVEVNKMEYQYPMQSPMYWYDGHVGQSSNYGMDQFHQPGYGHHGYVEPGYMMNQGGGGGGGYPMQPPQAPFYMNPNHPPPQMFSDENPNACSVM is encoded by the exons ATGACTATGATAACAAAAGAG CAAAAGAATGAAACTGAGAAGAAAGCTGATGAAGTAGCTAAGAAAGACGACAGTCTCCCTCCTGTCGTTTACAAACTCGACTTGCATTGTGAAGGATGCGTCAAGAAGATTAAACGATCCGCTCGTCATTTTGCCG GTGTGGAAACTGTTAAAGCAGATCTGTCTTCAAACAAAGTGACAGTTACCGGTAAATTTGACGCTGTTAAACTACAAGATAAACTGGCTGAAAAAACTAAAAAGAAAGTCGAAATCATCTCAGCGCCGCCAAAAAAAGACTCTGCCGCCGCAGAGAAACCGTCGGAGAAGAAACCTGATGATGAGAAAAAGCCTGAGGAGAAGAAAGCTGAGGAGAAGAAACCAGAAGAGAAAAAACCAGAAGAAAATAAGCCTAAAGAG AGTACAGTGGTTTTGAAGATCAAATTACACTGTGACGGTTGCATTACGAAAATTAAAAGGATAGTTATGAAGTTTAAAG GGGTAGAAACTGTGAGCCTTGACGGAGACAAGGATTTGGTAACAGTGAAAGGAACAATGGAACCGAAGGAGTTGGTGGAGTATCTTACAGAGAAGCTAAAGAGAAACGTTGAAATGGTTCCACCGAAGAAAGATGAAGAGAAGAAAGAGAAAGACGGTGGTGGAgagaagaaagagaaagagaagaaagaagGTGGTGATGGTGGTGGTGAGAAGAAAATCGACGGTGGAGATCAAGCGAAGGTGGAGGTTAATAAAATGGAGTATCAGTACCCGATGCAATCTCCAATGTATTGGTACGATGGACATGTGGGGCAAAGTAGTAATTATGGTATGGATCAGTTTCATCAACCTGGTTATGGTCATCATGGTTATGTGGAGCCCGGGTATATGATGAATCAAGGTGGTGGTGGCGGTGGCGGTTATCCTATGCAGCCACCTCAGGCTCCGTTTTACATGAACCCTAATCATCCTCCACCGCAGATGTTCAGTGATGAGAATCCCAATGCTTGTTCTGTGATGTGA
- the LOC127094302 gene encoding uncharacterized protein LOC127094302, whose amino-acid sequence MAIDASVSNIKVMNQDLVKLDYFDGTNFTHWQDKMMFLLATLNIHYVLDPDLTQFPEPTEDNVDEVKKERKKRKEDELLCRGHILNILSDHLYDLYNNTQSTKEIWKALEIKFKVEEEARTSQQNGLAERKNRTYQEMINTMLMHSELPFNMWGEALPSVCLIMNIIPLKLTDISPYEIWKGRLPNIGYLRVWGCVVCYKNMDPKRTKLGPQGIICDLIGYASNNKACRLLNLESNVTLKS is encoded by the exons ATGGCTATTGACGCTTCAGTTTCAAACATCAAAGTGATGAACCAAGACCTTGTCAAGTTAGATTATTTCGATGGAACAAACTTCACTCATTGGCAAGACAAGATGATGTTTCTATTGGCTACCTTAAATATTCATTATGTCTTAGATCCTGACTTGACACAATTTCCAGAACCAACAGAAGATAATGTCGATGAAGTCAAGAAGGAACGAAAGAAGCGAAAGGAAGATGAATTATTATGTCGTGGACATATTCTGAACATATTATCTGATCATCTCTATGATCTGTACAATAATACCCAATCTACCAAAGAGATATGGAAAGCACTCGAAATCAAATTCAAGGTTGAAGAGGAAG CTCGTACATCACAACAAAATGGTCTAGCCGAGAGAAAGAATCGAACATATCAAGAAATGATAAACACTATGTTAATGCATTCTGAGTTGCCATTTAATATGTGGGGTGAAGCATTACCATCCGTATGTCTTATCATGAATATAATTCCTTTAAAGTTAACCGATATTTCTCCATATGAGATATGGAAAGGTAGATTGCCAAATATCGGTTATCTTAGAGTGTGGGGGTGTGTAGTGTGTTACAAGAATATGGATCCTAAAAGAACTAAATTGGGTCCTCAAGGGATCATATGTGATCTCATAGGATATGCATCCAACAACAAAGCATGTAGACTTTTAAATCTGGAGTCTAATGTAACCCTTAAATCCTGA